One window from the genome of Mucilaginibacter ginsenosidivorans encodes:
- a CDS encoding acyl carrier protein has product MTREEILNELKKVIAPYTTNKEMLDGINDQTDLIRDLKINSANLVDIIIDAEAKYNIEIDYDSADKMINVGSCIDVIYDKLDQK; this is encoded by the coding sequence ATGACCAGGGAAGAGATTTTAAATGAGCTTAAAAAGGTTATCGCGCCATACACAACTAATAAGGAGATGCTGGACGGCATCAATGACCAAACGGACCTGATAAGAGATTTAAAGATCAATTCAGCCAATTTGGTGGATATTATTATTGACGCGGAAGCTAAGTACAATATCGAGATCGATTACGATTCGGCCGATAAAATGATCAATGTGGGCAGCTGCATTGATGTGATATACGATAAACTCGATCAAAAGTAA
- a CDS encoding 4'-phosphopantetheinyl transferase superfamily protein: MGGTGCDIVALNAINVNRSRQSRFYSKIIVDSEKSFYDKALSVVMPLEHFVWLAWSVKESVYKFLQRHDPELVFSPSKIILQQLNVPEKAGLLAELEGLGFDNDAVYSGLAEFGQKGFYSRSVIDDNFIFTAVNDSNDFSRLYWGIRRIGSSETDAQSAEVRKFILDKLNRLFPGEELRIEKSAHGSPLLLSGDKELPVTISFAHHHRWVAYSFVLNN, translated from the coding sequence ATGGGCGGCACCGGCTGCGATATTGTGGCTTTAAACGCTATCAATGTTAACCGCAGCCGGCAATCAAGGTTTTATTCGAAGATCATTGTCGATAGTGAAAAGAGCTTTTATGACAAAGCTCTTTCTGTTGTAATGCCGCTTGAGCATTTCGTCTGGCTTGCCTGGTCGGTAAAGGAATCGGTTTACAAATTCCTGCAGCGGCACGACCCCGAACTCGTTTTTTCACCCTCGAAGATCATTCTTCAGCAGCTAAATGTTCCGGAAAAGGCAGGGTTACTTGCTGAATTAGAAGGGCTCGGATTCGACAACGATGCTGTATACTCCGGACTGGCTGAATTTGGTCAGAAGGGATTTTACTCCAGGTCGGTTATCGATGATAACTTTATTTTCACAGCGGTGAATGATAGCAATGACTTCAGCCGTCTATATTGGGGTATCAGGCGCATCGGTTCTTCCGAAACAGATGCACAATCAGCAGAAGTAAGGAAATTCATTCTTGACAAACTGAACCGGTTATTCCCCGGCGAAGAGCTACGTATCGAAAAAAGCGCGCACGGTTCCCCGCTTCTTTTAAGCGGCGATAAAGAACTGCCTGTTACCATTTCCTTCGCCCATCACCACCGTTGGGTTGCTTACTCTTTTGTGCTGAACAACTAA
- a CDS encoding FAD-dependent oxidoreductase, producing MKGFLLICLFLPLAALSQTGPAKTYDICVYGATSGGVIAAYTAAAQGKKVILIATGSHVGGLSSGGLGYTDIGNKYVVTGLALDFYRRVGQHYGKLEQWIFEPHVAEDIFRDYLKRHNITVIYGHSLTAVDLSIRKFGIRIRNLSLHPTLSNKKPDIKIAANQYIDCSYEGDLMAKARVKYTVGREANSQYNETYDGVELRDKHQFADGVDPYKVLGDPKSGLLWGISSDTLKPNGTGDHRVQTYNVRVCLSNDPANSIPITRPADYDSTHYELYLRMIHYKAPTSLPMYISMMPNHKTDINNNGAFSTDMIGVNYDYPDGDEATREKIIQLHKNYTQGLFYFLGHDQRVPENIRRQMLQWGYPKDEYTDNGNWTSQIYVREARRMIGRYVMMQANCEGKITVNDGIAMAAYTMDSHNAERIVTNGMVKNEGDVQVGGFGPYPISYRAITPTNVTNLLVPVCLSASHIAYGSIRMEPVFMVLSQSAAQAAVYAIDHHTTVQKVNVTDIRKSLRENPLADGRTPDILLDDNDSKHVKTNGKWTVGHGGYGPTVLISDTTGSSIKTVKYSHPVTKSGAYKIYTYSSSGNKTPFSVNISTGSVVKNLTINPADTEIEGQTSGEWTSLGEYQLKAGKAVSIKISTIHPADKIEADAVLLVPGR from the coding sequence ATGAAAGGCTTTTTACTCATTTGCCTGTTTTTGCCATTAGCCGCATTATCACAAACCGGCCCCGCCAAAACTTATGACATCTGCGTTTACGGCGCAACATCGGGCGGAGTGATCGCTGCTTACACAGCAGCCGCGCAAGGTAAGAAAGTGATATTGATAGCCACCGGCAGCCATGTAGGCGGCCTATCGTCAGGTGGCCTGGGTTATACCGATATCGGCAATAAATATGTAGTAACCGGCCTGGCACTGGATTTTTACCGCCGGGTTGGCCAACATTATGGCAAACTGGAGCAGTGGATATTTGAGCCACATGTGGCTGAAGACATTTTCAGGGATTACTTAAAACGCCATAATATCACGGTTATTTATGGGCACAGCCTGACTGCGGTCGATCTGAGTATCCGGAAATTTGGCATCCGCATTAGGAATTTAAGCCTGCACCCTACCCTAAGCAACAAAAAGCCGGATATAAAGATAGCAGCAAATCAATATATCGATTGCTCCTACGAGGGCGACCTGATGGCCAAAGCCCGGGTGAAATATACCGTTGGACGCGAGGCCAACAGCCAATACAATGAGACGTATGATGGTGTCGAACTGCGCGACAAGCACCAGTTTGCCGATGGCGTTGACCCTTATAAAGTTTTGGGTGACCCGAAAAGCGGCCTGCTTTGGGGCATTAGCAGCGATACCTTAAAACCCAATGGTACCGGCGACCACCGGGTGCAAACTTATAACGTTCGCGTTTGCCTGAGCAATGATCCGGCTAATAGCATCCCTATAACACGCCCGGCAGATTATGATTCCACCCACTATGAACTTTACCTGCGGATGATCCACTATAAGGCGCCGACCAGTTTGCCCATGTACATCAGCATGATGCCGAACCACAAGACGGATATCAACAACAACGGGGCGTTCTCGACGGATATGATCGGCGTTAATTACGATTACCCGGATGGCGATGAGGCGACGAGGGAGAAGATCATCCAGCTGCACAAAAACTACACGCAGGGGCTTTTTTATTTTTTAGGGCACGACCAGCGTGTGCCGGAGAACATCCGCCGACAAATGCTGCAATGGGGTTACCCGAAAGACGAGTATACCGATAATGGCAATTGGACGTCGCAAATATACGTCCGTGAGGCCCGGCGCATGATAGGCCGGTATGTGATGATGCAAGCCAACTGCGAAGGCAAAATCACCGTGAACGACGGCATTGCCATGGCAGCCTATACCATGGATTCGCACAATGCCGAACGAATTGTAACCAACGGAATGGTGAAGAATGAAGGTGATGTGCAGGTGGGTGGTTTCGGACCCTATCCAATTTCTTACCGTGCTATTACCCCAACCAATGTTACTAACCTTTTGGTGCCGGTGTGCCTGTCGGCCAGCCATATCGCTTACGGTTCCATCCGCATGGAGCCCGTTTTTATGGTACTGAGCCAAAGCGCGGCCCAGGCAGCCGTTTACGCCATCGACCATCATACTACCGTACAAAAAGTAAATGTAACGGATATCCGGAAATCCTTGCGGGAAAATCCATTAGCCGATGGCCGTACACCTGATATCCTGTTAGACGATAACGATTCGAAGCATGTTAAAACTAATGGAAAGTGGACCGTAGGCCACGGCGGCTACGGCCCGACTGTTTTGATCAGCGATACAACCGGCTCATCCATTAAAACTGTAAAGTACAGTCACCCGGTAACAAAGTCCGGTGCGTATAAGATATATACCTATTCATCCTCCGGAAATAAAACGCCTTTTAGCGTAAATATTTCGACGGGCAGCGTTGTGAAAAATCTCACCATAAATCCGGCAGATACGGAAATAGAAGGTCAAACCAGCGGCGAATGGACATCCCTCGGCGAATATCAATTGAAGGCAGGTAAAGCGGTGAGTATAAAAATCTCCACTATTCATCCTGCAGACAAGATAGAGGCGGACGCTGTTTTGCTTGTACCAGGTCGTTAG
- a CDS encoding PIG-L deacetylase family protein codes for MKKPSASRRNFVKTAGLGFLTLPNLLQTGPASIATKKKAVCFGGHPDDPESGCGGTLAKLAAMGHDVTIIYLTTGEAGIEGKSHSEAATIRKQEAINACAILKAKPVFAGQIDGDTIMDNTWLAKVQKMIADERPDIVFTHWPIDTHKDHQIASLLMIQTWVRSEHKYPLYFFEVCTGEQTMGFKPTDYVDITETQEQKRKSVYCHVSQDPPGIYGCGHASMEDFRGRELGVKAAEAFVFMTGKGMGGVIAS; via the coding sequence ATGAAAAAACCATCTGCGAGTCGCCGTAATTTTGTTAAAACTGCCGGGCTCGGCTTTTTGACTTTGCCTAATCTCTTACAAACCGGGCCGGCATCGATAGCCACTAAGAAAAAAGCGGTTTGCTTCGGCGGGCACCCGGACGACCCGGAAAGCGGCTGCGGCGGCACGCTTGCTAAACTGGCGGCTATGGGGCACGATGTGACGATCATTTACCTGACCACCGGCGAGGCCGGTATTGAAGGAAAAAGCCACAGCGAAGCAGCAACAATACGAAAGCAGGAAGCGATAAATGCCTGCGCGATATTAAAAGCTAAACCTGTTTTTGCGGGACAGATAGACGGCGATACGATAATGGATAATACCTGGCTGGCAAAAGTGCAAAAAATGATAGCTGATGAGAGACCGGATATTGTTTTTACCCATTGGCCCATTGACACGCATAAGGACCATCAAATAGCCAGTTTGCTGATGATACAAACCTGGGTGCGTTCGGAACATAAGTACCCGCTATACTTTTTCGAGGTGTGTACGGGCGAGCAAACCATGGGCTTCAAACCAACGGATTACGTGGATATCACCGAAACGCAGGAGCAGAAGAGGAAATCGGTTTATTGCCACGTAAGCCAGGACCCGCCGGGCATATACGGCTGCGGACATGCGTCGATGGAAGATTTCCGCGGGCGCGAATTGGGCGTAAAAGCTGCGGAAGCGTTTGTATTTATGACCGGGAAGGGAATGGGCGGCGTTATTGCCTCTTAG
- a CDS encoding VOC family protein, with protein MEFESLVPILYSDDIPRSIAYYKDVLGFGNDWIWDQELTFGGIGNDPVRIFFCKGAQGHPGTWICINLDDLDEYYETIKARGAVILSPPADKPWFMREMLVQDPDGHIIRFGHGIECPED; from the coding sequence ATGGAATTTGAAAGTCTCGTACCTATTCTTTACTCAGACGATATTCCCAGGAGTATCGCCTACTATAAGGATGTGCTCGGCTTTGGCAATGACTGGATATGGGACCAGGAGCTGACTTTCGGCGGGATTGGCAATGATCCGGTACGAATATTTTTCTGCAAGGGTGCACAGGGACATCCGGGCACCTGGATATGTATCAACCTCGACGACCTGGATGAATATTACGAAACCATAAAAGCCCGTGGCGCTGTCATTTTGTCCCCACCAGCCGATAAGCCCTGGTTTATGCGCGAGATGCTGGTGCAGGATCCAGACGGCCACATCATCCGCTTCGGGCATGGCATTGAATGCCCAGAGGACTAA
- a CDS encoding metallophosphoesterase family protein → MERRSALKGLGSILLAPAIPFNKILSGEKPVLRVAHLTDIHLKDKFEAPSRFTKCLHHLQQQSPQIDLVLNGGDVVFDMNKENIGTISDQWKLYRSVWANECKLPVSYCLGNHDIWWNEDDKAQALYGKKYSMDQLGLSTPYYSFIKSGWKFILLDSVHLDIDNTWYIGKLGDEQFAWLENELKNTNPAMPVLVMTHIPILTATNLIEDNIVNRWTMYGGDMHTDVSKIINLFYKHPNVKLCLSGHIHLREKLIYNNVTYICNGAVSGAWWEGNRRETAPGYGVIDLYADGSFKEDYINY, encoded by the coding sequence ATGGAAAGACGATCAGCGCTCAAAGGCCTTGGCAGTATTTTGCTGGCCCCTGCAATCCCCTTCAACAAAATTTTATCGGGCGAGAAACCTGTCTTGCGGGTAGCTCATTTGACCGATATCCACCTGAAGGATAAATTTGAAGCTCCGTCAAGGTTTACCAAATGCCTGCACCATCTTCAGCAGCAATCGCCGCAAATCGACCTGGTATTGAATGGGGGTGATGTGGTATTCGACATGAACAAGGAGAACATCGGCACCATAAGCGATCAATGGAAATTGTACCGGTCTGTGTGGGCAAATGAATGCAAACTACCTGTCAGTTATTGCCTGGGCAATCACGATATCTGGTGGAATGAGGACGATAAGGCACAGGCACTTTACGGCAAAAAATATTCCATGGATCAGTTAGGGCTTTCAACCCCTTATTACAGCTTTATCAAAAGCGGCTGGAAATTTATCTTGCTCGATAGCGTTCATCTCGACATCGACAATACATGGTACATCGGCAAACTGGGCGATGAACAGTTTGCCTGGCTGGAGAATGAGTTAAAGAATACAAACCCGGCTATGCCGGTATTGGTTATGACCCATATCCCGATCCTCACTGCTACCAACCTGATCGAAGACAATATCGTTAACCGCTGGACCATGTACGGCGGCGATATGCATACCGACGTTTCAAAGATCATCAACCTGTTTTATAAACATCCAAACGTGAAACTTTGCCTGAGCGGGCATATCCATCTGCGCGAGAAACTGATCTATAATAATGTCACCTACATTTGCAACGGTGCAGTAAGCGGGGCATGGTGGGAAGGTAACCGGCGCGAAACGGCTCCGGGGTACGGCGTGATAGATCTTTATGCTGACGGTAGTTTTAAGGAAGATTATATCAACTACTGA
- a CDS encoding adenylate/guanylate cyclase domain-containing protein, translating to MAKILVVDDEADLEALVKQKFRRKIRENVYEFVFAQNGEEALQKVSEHPDLDIVLSDINMPIMDGLTLLSRLPEANPVIKAIVVSAYGDMQNIRTAMNRGAFDFVCKPVDFEDLDLTMEKTINYVKQLHDTMQAIKENNILKMYVDDNVLNFMSHKEFENSLLKNELMDATVMFIDVCGFTKITEHVPANIVVNLLNGLFDKIVKEIIAQGGHVDKFMGDAVMAVYRGDYHLDRAIDTALAIRAELAKLDPISAGDKTFKAEISIGINSGEMVSGNIGSASLKRLDYTVIGDSVNVAQRLQSVAKAGQILITEDVHEKIKESFKSEINGEFTLKNKEKPVVTYAVIE from the coding sequence ATGGCCAAGATACTTGTTGTCGACGACGAGGCTGACCTGGAAGCGTTGGTAAAGCAAAAGTTTAGAAGGAAGATACGTGAGAACGTGTACGAATTCGTATTTGCACAAAACGGCGAGGAAGCGTTGCAAAAAGTAAGCGAGCACCCCGACCTGGACATTGTGCTCTCGGACATCAATATGCCTATAATGGACGGGCTGACCTTGTTGAGCCGCCTGCCCGAAGCAAACCCGGTGATAAAAGCCATAGTTGTTTCTGCCTATGGCGATATGCAAAATATAAGGACGGCCATGAACCGCGGCGCTTTCGATTTTGTATGCAAGCCGGTAGATTTTGAGGACCTTGACCTGACGATGGAAAAAACCATCAACTATGTAAAGCAACTGCACGATACGATGCAGGCCATCAAGGAAAATAATATCCTGAAAATGTATGTGGACGATAATGTCCTCAACTTTATGTCGCATAAAGAGTTCGAGAACAGCCTGCTGAAGAACGAACTAATGGATGCTACGGTAATGTTCATCGATGTTTGCGGCTTCACCAAGATCACCGAGCATGTGCCGGCCAATATCGTAGTCAATTTGCTGAACGGCCTTTTCGATAAGATCGTAAAAGAAATAATAGCGCAGGGCGGGCACGTGGACAAATTTATGGGCGATGCTGTAATGGCTGTTTACCGCGGCGATTACCACCTCGACCGGGCCATCGACACAGCATTGGCCATCCGCGCCGAACTGGCAAAACTCGATCCCATATCCGCCGGTGATAAAACCTTTAAAGCCGAGATTTCGATAGGCATTAATTCGGGTGAGATGGTTTCGGGAAATATCGGCTCCGCCTCCCTGAAAAGGCTTGATTATACCGTCATAGGCGATTCGGTAAACGTTGCACAGCGCCTGCAATCGGTTGCCAAGGCGGGTCAGATACTCATTACCGAAGATGTGCATGAGAAGATCAAAGAATCCTTCAAAAGTGAAATAAACGGCGAGTTTACCCTAAAAAACAAGGAGAAACCCGTTGTTACCTACGCAGTGATAGAATAA
- a CDS encoding response regulator: MKILVVDDEADVQPLFLQRFRKEIREHEFEFDFALSGEDALSYLHDKHSEIVLILSDINMPGMSGLELLSRIRHEYDTPPPMVMMITAYGDEENHRQAMERGANDFLTKPLDFNLLKEKLKTFSI; the protein is encoded by the coding sequence ATGAAAATACTCGTAGTAGACGACGAGGCTGATGTACAGCCGCTCTTTCTGCAAAGGTTCCGTAAGGAAATAAGGGAACACGAATTTGAGTTCGATTTTGCCCTGTCGGGTGAAGATGCATTGAGTTATCTGCATGATAAGCATTCGGAGATCGTGCTCATTCTTTCGGACATCAATATGCCCGGCATGAGCGGACTGGAATTGCTGTCGCGCATCAGGCACGAGTATGACACGCCACCCCCTATGGTAATGATGATTACCGCCTATGGCGATGAAGAGAATCACCGCCAGGCAATGGAACGCGGCGCGAACGACTTTTTAACAAAGCCCCTTGATTTTAACCTGTTGAAAGAAAAACTTAAAACCTTTAGCATATAA
- a CDS encoding sensor histidine kinase: MSFFYFLTAFLLVRRINKRLKGNLYLYPKWRNMIIMATWGTVGLFIGSWFLEEQYQDLIGATALLGLAYYGYKEEDLRVYKVVFQATYPLIAIGYINAIAKIFFGFFFEKGSNDQYFVFAVIAAFIWTFARWATTKKQEEALRISAERRAELEVLVGERTTELQRQKEELQEALRELKTTQTQLIQSEKMASLGELTAGIAHEIQNPLNFVNNFSEVSAELIDEMEEELKKGDVEEAMAIANDIKQNLEKIRHHGKRADGIVKGMLQHSRASSDVKEPTDINKLADEYLRLAYHGLRAKDKSFNSELVTHFAEGLPKAEMVPQDIGRVLLNLFNNAFYAVQKRHLAEGNAFKPTVTVTTAAKAKRLEITVRDNGTGIPDNIKDKILQPFFTTKPTGEGTGLGLSLSYDIVVKGHNGKIDVKSKEGEFTEFQITLPV, encoded by the coding sequence ATGTCTTTCTTTTATTTTCTAACGGCATTTCTCCTTGTAAGGCGAATAAATAAACGCCTCAAAGGCAATTTGTACTTATATCCCAAGTGGCGTAATATGATCATTATGGCTACCTGGGGAACAGTGGGGCTTTTTATCGGATCGTGGTTTCTCGAAGAACAATACCAGGACCTTATTGGCGCTACTGCGCTACTTGGTTTGGCTTATTACGGATATAAAGAAGAAGACCTAAGAGTTTATAAAGTTGTTTTCCAGGCCACTTACCCGCTTATTGCCATTGGTTACATCAATGCTATTGCTAAAATATTCTTTGGATTCTTTTTTGAAAAGGGCAGTAACGACCAGTATTTTGTTTTTGCGGTAATTGCGGCTTTCATCTGGACGTTTGCCCGTTGGGCAACTACCAAAAAGCAGGAAGAGGCGTTACGTATCAGTGCCGAACGGCGGGCCGAACTTGAAGTTTTGGTAGGCGAACGAACTACAGAGTTGCAACGTCAAAAAGAAGAATTACAGGAGGCCCTTCGCGAACTAAAGACCACCCAAACGCAACTGATACAGTCTGAAAAAATGGCCTCGCTTGGTGAGTTGACGGCAGGTATCGCGCACGAGATCCAGAATCCGCTCAACTTTGTCAACAATTTCTCAGAAGTAAGTGCCGAGTTGATAGACGAAATGGAAGAGGAGTTAAAAAAGGGAGATGTTGAAGAAGCCATGGCAATAGCCAACGACATTAAACAAAATCTCGAAAAAATACGACATCATGGAAAGCGCGCTGACGGTATTGTGAAAGGGATGCTTCAACATAGCCGCGCCAGCAGCGATGTAAAGGAACCGACCGACATTAATAAGCTTGCCGACGAATACCTGCGTCTGGCTTACCATGGCTTAAGGGCAAAGGACAAATCGTTCAACTCCGAGCTGGTTACCCATTTTGCAGAAGGGCTGCCGAAGGCAGAAATGGTGCCGCAGGATATTGGCCGCGTACTTTTAAATTTGTTCAACAACGCCTTTTACGCAGTTCAGAAACGCCACCTGGCCGAAGGCAATGCTTTCAAACCTACCGTAACCGTAACTACGGCAGCAAAGGCCAAGCGCCTGGAAATTACGGTAAGGGACAACGGCACCGGTATACCTGACAATATAAAAGACAAGATATTACAACCATTTTTTACCACCAAGCCCACCGGCGAAGGCACAGGGCTGGGCTTATCGCTTAGCTACGACATTGTAGTGAAAGGCCACAACGGTAAAATTGATGTAAAAAGTAAAGAGGGAGAGTTTACGGAGTTCCAGATAACCCTCCCGGTATAG
- a CDS encoding ATP-binding protein, whose product MKKALVALLLTIVSGLCYAQEARIKQVQKDLKEHTQADTLRVNRLNELPSLMTLPIATADSMANEALAISRKLHYEDGEAEALIIMSRLTYRKNNLPQARVLLQQAIALAQKLEDKTHLANAYAAMSSLNNLTGESKQALDYAFKSEAAAQKTMDKALIARRQIGLSGLYSTSVGDYTKSMEWALKGEKNAEEANDLNALAQAWSAIATIFTNIGDQPNAIAYYKKALDANKKLGNRNLEFNLLNRIGEMYRLTGRYPEAIKAYEEGLSKTQLPYNTELTESNLADVYVRTGNMPMAFKYGFKSLYGAQKINDAEGEEWIDGILARAYLKLNKPDSAIYYAANGYEKANRSATIEFKRDNSEALANAYVMKKDFANAYKYHVLYISYRDSMTNAQVSNQTNLLQYNYSLAKKQAQITALNQDKKAQRYFITGSLIVLGLIIITAIVLLRNNRQKQKANNLLSKQKQLIEEERDKTNKALGDLRLTQNQLVQSEKMASLGELTAGIAHEIQNPLNFINNFAEVNREMIDEMTEELKSGNVDDALEIAANIKANEEKINHHGKRADGIVKGMLQHSRASSNVKELTDINKLTDEYFRLAYHGLRAKDKSFNSELVTNFEAGLPEINTIPQDIGRVLLNLFTNAFYATQQKQRTAGPGYKPTVEVSTIAKNGNIFIRVKDNGMGIPDAIKDKIMQPFFTTKPTGEGTGLGLSLSYDMVVKGHGGKIEIDTKEGEYTEFTVILPLS is encoded by the coding sequence ATGAAAAAAGCACTTGTTGCCCTTTTGCTTACCATCGTTTCCGGCCTTTGCTATGCGCAGGAGGCCCGGATCAAACAGGTTCAAAAAGATTTAAAAGAACATACACAAGCGGATACCTTAAGGGTAAACCGGCTTAACGAGCTGCCTTCATTAATGACCCTGCCCATTGCCACGGCGGACAGCATGGCAAATGAAGCGTTGGCCATTTCGCGCAAACTTCATTATGAAGACGGCGAAGCAGAGGCGCTAATTATTATGTCCAGGTTAACGTACCGTAAAAATAACTTACCGCAGGCGAGGGTGCTCCTGCAACAGGCTATTGCCCTGGCACAGAAGCTTGAGGATAAAACACACCTGGCCAATGCTTACGCTGCGATGAGCTCCCTAAACAACCTTACGGGCGAAAGCAAGCAAGCATTGGATTATGCTTTTAAATCGGAAGCAGCCGCTCAAAAGACCATGGATAAAGCTTTGATCGCCCGCCGGCAGATCGGACTTTCCGGTTTGTACTCAACTTCAGTGGGCGACTATACCAAATCTATGGAGTGGGCGCTGAAAGGGGAAAAGAATGCAGAGGAGGCAAACGACCTTAATGCCCTGGCACAGGCCTGGTCGGCAATAGCCACAATTTTTACAAATATCGGCGACCAGCCCAATGCTATTGCTTATTATAAAAAAGCGTTGGACGCCAACAAGAAGCTCGGTAACAGGAATCTTGAATTTAACCTGCTTAATCGCATTGGGGAGATGTATCGCCTTACGGGCAGGTACCCGGAAGCAATAAAAGCTTATGAGGAGGGGCTAAGTAAAACCCAATTGCCCTATAATACCGAGCTTACCGAGAGTAACCTGGCCGATGTATATGTGCGCACGGGTAACATGCCGATGGCATTTAAATATGGTTTTAAGTCGTTGTATGGTGCACAAAAAATAAATGATGCCGAAGGTGAGGAATGGATAGACGGCATATTGGCGCGGGCCTATCTGAAATTAAATAAACCGGATAGCGCAATTTACTACGCCGCCAATGGCTACGAAAAAGCTAATCGTTCCGCAACAATAGAATTCAAACGGGATAACAGCGAGGCCCTGGCCAATGCTTATGTAATGAAAAAGGATTTTGCCAATGCTTACAAATACCATGTTCTTTATATCAGCTACCGCGATAGTATGACCAATGCCCAGGTTTCCAACCAAACTAACCTCCTGCAATACAATTATTCCCTTGCCAAAAAACAGGCCCAGATAACCGCACTTAACCAGGATAAAAAAGCCCAGCGCTATTTTATAACCGGTTCGCTTATCGTCCTGGGCCTGATCATCATTACCGCCATTGTTCTGCTTCGCAACAACCGTCAAAAACAAAAAGCCAATAACCTGCTAAGCAAACAAAAGCAGTTGATAGAAGAAGAACGCGATAAAACCAACAAAGCGCTGGGCGACCTTAGACTAACGCAGAACCAATTGGTGCAGTCAGAGAAAATGGCCTCGCTGGGTGAACTGACGGCGGGCATTGCCCACGAGATTCAGAACCCGCTCAACTTTATCAACAACTTTGCCGAGGTAAACCGCGAGATGATAGATGAAATGACCGAAGAACTAAAAAGCGGCAATGTTGACGATGCCCTTGAAATTGCGGCAAACATCAAGGCAAACGAAGAAAAGATAAACCATCACGGCAAACGTGCCGACGGCATTGTAAAAGGGATGCTGCAGCATAGCCGGGCCAGCAGCAATGTCAAGGAGTTAACGGATATCAACAAGCTGACCGACGAATATTTCCGGCTGGCCTATCATGGCCTCCGGGCAAAGGATAAATCCTTCAATTCGGAACTGGTTACCAATTTTGAAGCCGGGCTGCCCGAAATAAATACTATCCCGCAGGATATCGGCCGTGTGTTGCTTAACCTGTTCACCAACGCCTTTTATGCAACCCAGCAAAAGCAAAGAACAGCAGGACCCGGGTATAAGCCAACCGTTGAGGTTAGTACCATCGCAAAAAACGGCAACATCTTTATCAGGGTAAAAGATAACGGCATGGGTATACCCGACGCTATAAAAGATAAAATTATGCAGCCTTTCTTTACCACCAAGCCTACAGGCGAAGGCACCGGCCTGGGCCTTTCGTTAAGCTACGATATGGTGGTAAAGGGGCACGGCGGAAAGATCGAAATTGATACCAAAGAAGGTGAATACACCGAATTTACGGTGATCTTACCACTTTCTTAA